In Streptomyces sp. NBC_01408, one DNA window encodes the following:
- the murJ gene encoding murein biosynthesis integral membrane protein MurJ encodes MNAPYDGDRAQGTGGPAPSQGTAPGAPVPGQVPAPAPAPERDPYVQEAYDYDPYRSQDLSAQDPVAEVLYDRAAHPPPPPGTYQEPGPLYAAPTAPSYSPDPRVWAQTPPPEPDGPSRHLPYGDRATTTEFVGVDSLVTKAAEEEPQPDAFAHLYRDQQAAPRTPAEDAPVAAPAPSKPVGRASSLLKSSALMAAGTIVSRITGFLRTLVIAGAIGVGTFNDTYQIANTLPTMIYVLVGGGALNAVFIPQLVRAMKSDSDGGEAYANRLLTLVVVLLAAITTICVLAAPVFITMMSPKIASDPQQMDVAVAFARYCLPTMFFMGVHVVLGQILNARGRFGAMMWTPVLNNIVVIATFGAFIWAFGGFTTSGVNATTVTADGVRLLGLGTLLGLTVQALAMLPYLRDAGFKPRLRFDWKGHGLGKAARLAKWTFFFVLANQIGLVVVTQLATWAGSVAEKQGHPGTGITAYNYALLLWQMPQAIITVSVMTAVLPRISRSAHDGDAAAVRDDISYGLRTSAVAIVPCSFAFLALGVPMATLLYAGSGSGAQNIGYILMAFGLGLIPYSVQYVVLRGFYAYEDTRTPFYNTVIVAAVNAAVSAASFFVLPARWAVVGMAAAYGLGYAVGVGVAWRRLKTRLGGDLDGAHVMRTYARLTGACVPAAAVAGAAAYAVTQWLGSGVLGSATALVAGGIALAAVFLIAAKRMRIEELNAMVGMVRGRLGR; translated from the coding sequence ATGAACGCGCCGTACGACGGTGACCGCGCGCAGGGCACTGGCGGGCCCGCGCCCTCCCAGGGCACTGCCCCGGGCGCCCCGGTGCCCGGGCAGGTTCCCGCGCCTGCGCCCGCGCCGGAGCGTGACCCGTATGTCCAGGAGGCCTACGACTACGACCCGTACCGGTCGCAGGACCTGTCCGCCCAGGACCCCGTCGCCGAGGTCCTCTACGACCGCGCCGCGCACCCCCCGCCGCCGCCGGGCACCTACCAGGAGCCCGGCCCGCTCTACGCGGCACCGACGGCGCCCTCCTACTCGCCCGACCCCCGGGTCTGGGCCCAGACCCCGCCGCCCGAGCCGGACGGCCCCTCCCGCCACCTCCCGTACGGGGACCGCGCGACGACCACCGAGTTCGTCGGCGTGGACTCCCTCGTCACCAAGGCGGCCGAGGAGGAACCCCAGCCGGACGCCTTCGCCCACCTCTACCGGGACCAGCAGGCAGCGCCCCGAACCCCCGCCGAGGACGCCCCCGTCGCCGCCCCGGCACCGAGCAAGCCCGTCGGACGCGCTTCCAGCCTCCTCAAGTCCAGCGCCCTCATGGCCGCCGGAACGATCGTCTCCCGCATCACCGGCTTCCTGCGGACCCTGGTCATCGCCGGTGCCATCGGCGTGGGCACCTTCAACGACACGTACCAGATCGCCAACACCCTGCCGACGATGATCTACGTGCTGGTCGGCGGCGGCGCGCTCAACGCCGTCTTCATCCCGCAGCTGGTCCGGGCCATGAAGAGCGACAGCGACGGCGGAGAGGCGTACGCCAACCGGCTGCTGACCCTCGTCGTGGTCCTGCTGGCCGCGATCACCACCATCTGCGTCCTCGCCGCACCCGTTTTCATCACGATGATGTCGCCGAAGATCGCCTCCGACCCGCAGCAGATGGACGTCGCGGTCGCCTTCGCCCGCTACTGCCTGCCCACCATGTTCTTCATGGGCGTCCACGTGGTCCTCGGTCAGATCCTCAACGCCCGCGGCCGCTTCGGCGCGATGATGTGGACCCCGGTCCTCAACAACATCGTCGTCATCGCCACCTTCGGCGCCTTCATCTGGGCCTTCGGCGGCTTCACCACCTCCGGCGTCAACGCCACCACCGTCACCGCCGACGGCGTGCGCCTGCTGGGCCTGGGCACCCTGCTCGGTCTCACCGTCCAGGCCCTCGCGATGCTGCCGTACCTGCGTGACGCGGGCTTCAAGCCGCGCCTGCGCTTCGACTGGAAGGGCCACGGCCTGGGCAAGGCCGCCCGCCTGGCCAAGTGGACGTTCTTCTTCGTCCTCGCCAACCAGATCGGCCTCGTGGTCGTCACCCAGCTCGCCACCTGGGCCGGGTCGGTCGCCGAGAAGCAGGGCCACCCCGGCACCGGCATCACCGCCTACAACTACGCGCTGCTGCTGTGGCAGATGCCCCAGGCCATCATCACCGTGTCCGTCATGACGGCCGTCCTGCCCCGCATTTCGCGCTCCGCCCACGACGGGGACGCCGCCGCCGTCCGCGACGACATCTCCTACGGGCTGCGGACGTCGGCCGTCGCGATCGTGCCCTGCTCCTTCGCGTTCCTCGCGCTCGGCGTCCCCATGGCCACGCTGCTCTACGCCGGCTCCGGGTCGGGCGCCCAGAACATCGGCTACATCCTGATGGCCTTCGGCCTCGGGCTGATCCCGTACTCCGTCCAGTACGTCGTCCTGCGCGGCTTCTACGCCTACGAGGACACCCGGACGCCCTTCTACAACACGGTCATCGTGGCCGCCGTCAACGCCGCGGTCTCCGCAGCCTCCTTCTTCGTGCTGCCGGCCCGCTGGGCCGTCGTCGGCATGGCCGCCGCCTACGGCCTCGGCTACGCCGTCGGCGTCGGCGTGGCCTGGCGCCGCCTCAAGACCCGTCTGGGCGGCGACCTCGACGGCGCCCACGTGATGCGCACCTACGCCCGCCTCACCGGCGCCTGCGTCCCCGCCGCGGCCGTGGCCGGCGCCGCCGCCTACGCGGTCACGCAGTGGCTGGGCAGCGGCGTCCTCGGCTCCGCCACCGCACTCGTGGCCGGCGGCATCGCCCTGGCCGCCGTCTTCCTCATCGCCGCCAAGCGGATGCGGATCGAAGAGCTCAACGCGATGGTCGGTATGGTCCGCGGACGTCTGGGGCGCTGA
- a CDS encoding protein kinase family protein, producing the protein MAERSTAAVDVADNSGDEPLAAQAAKATADGVDTQNGQAADGPMPEKDGERTTAAPAAAPELHSGHKLARRYRLEECVTRVDGFSSWRAMDEKLRRAVGVHLLPADHARARSVLAAARSSALLGDPRFVQVLDAVEENDLVYVVHEWLPDATELTALLAAGPLEAHEAYQLVSQISQAMAAAHREGLAHLRLTPSAILRTSTGQYRIRGLAVNAALRGITSETPQRADTEAIGALLYAALTQRWPYESDAYGLTGLPKGVGLIAPDQVRAGVHRGLGELAMRALANDGATASRQEPACTTPEELAKAVAAMPRIRPPEPAFTAPPEYQQTTYQQGSYGRPAGPGAKTVQNVPVVPPAPLQSRTGRVLKWGVAALLIAALGLGSWQLADTLLERLNQGSNSDTGPSQPPADDAPDKKEPSKALPLSQATVLAIGGDQVKPEDADKTIDGSTDTGWVTPQYKGYPKFGNLPGRRDGSGIIVDLGSVQNVTGIELDLYAAGQKLQVRAAAPDASAPDSLDNFSQRLTKLETTQKKLQTTLEAPVRTRYVLVHITELPQDDEGHYRGGINNIKVLGHSS; encoded by the coding sequence GTGGCGGAACGTAGCACGGCTGCCGTCGACGTGGCCGATAACAGCGGCGACGAGCCGCTGGCCGCACAGGCGGCCAAGGCCACGGCCGACGGGGTGGACACCCAGAACGGACAAGCCGCGGACGGACCCATGCCCGAAAAGGACGGCGAACGCACGACGGCGGCCCCCGCGGCCGCACCCGAACTCCACAGCGGCCACAAGCTCGCCAGACGCTACCGGCTCGAAGAGTGCGTCACCCGTGTGGACGGATTCAGCAGCTGGCGTGCGATGGACGAGAAGCTGCGCCGGGCCGTCGGCGTCCACCTGCTCCCCGCCGACCACGCGCGGGCCCGCTCCGTCCTGGCCGCCGCCCGCTCCTCCGCCCTGCTCGGCGACCCCCGGTTCGTCCAGGTCCTCGACGCCGTGGAGGAGAACGACCTCGTCTACGTCGTCCACGAATGGCTGCCCGACGCCACCGAACTCACCGCGCTCCTCGCGGCGGGCCCGCTGGAAGCCCACGAGGCCTACCAGCTCGTCAGCCAGATCTCCCAAGCCATGGCCGCCGCGCACCGCGAAGGCCTCGCCCACCTGCGCCTGACGCCCAGCGCGATACTGCGCACCTCCACGGGCCAGTACCGCATCCGCGGCCTCGCCGTGAACGCCGCCCTGCGCGGCATCACCAGCGAGACCCCGCAGCGCGCCGACACCGAGGCCATCGGCGCACTCCTCTACGCCGCCCTCACCCAGCGCTGGCCGTACGAGAGCGACGCCTACGGCCTGACCGGCCTGCCCAAGGGCGTGGGCCTCATCGCTCCCGACCAGGTCCGCGCCGGTGTGCACCGGGGGCTCGGCGAACTCGCCATGCGCGCCCTCGCCAACGACGGAGCCACCGCCTCCCGCCAGGAACCCGCCTGCACCACCCCGGAGGAACTGGCCAAGGCCGTCGCCGCGATGCCCCGCATCCGGCCGCCGGAGCCCGCGTTCACCGCCCCTCCCGAGTACCAGCAGACCACGTACCAGCAGGGCAGCTACGGCCGTCCCGCGGGCCCCGGCGCGAAGACCGTCCAGAACGTCCCGGTCGTCCCGCCGGCCCCGCTGCAGAGCCGCACCGGCAGGGTCCTCAAGTGGGGCGTCGCCGCCCTGCTGATCGCCGCCCTGGGCCTCGGCAGCTGGCAGCTCGCCGACACCCTCCTGGAACGCTTGAACCAGGGCAGCAACAGCGACACCGGCCCCTCCCAGCCCCCTGCCGACGACGCGCCCGACAAGAAGGAGCCGAGCAAGGCTCTGCCCCTGTCCCAGGCCACGGTCCTCGCCATAGGCGGAGACCAGGTCAAGCCCGAGGACGCGGACAAGACCATCGACGGCAGCACCGACACAGGCTGGGTCACGCCCCAGTACAAGGGGTATCCGAAGTTCGGAAACCTCCCCGGGCGCAGGGACGGGAGCGGCATCATCGTCGATCTCGGCAGCGTCCAGAACGTGACCGGAATCGAGCTGGACCTGTACGCCGCCGGACAGAAGCTCCAGGTCCGCGCCGCGGCCCCGGACGCCTCCGCCCCGGACTCGCTCGACAATTTCTCCCAGCGGCTCACCAAGCTGGAGACCACGCAGAAGAAGCTGCAGACCACTCTGGAAGCCCCGGTCCGCACCCGGTACGTGCTCGTCCACATCACCGAACTGCCCCAGGACGACGAGGGGCACTACCGAGGCGGCATCAACAACATCAAGGTCCTCGGTCACAGTTCCTGA
- the sigM gene encoding RNA polymerase sigma factor SigM — translation MHDAATGDSDAELLARHASGDPEAFGELVRRHRDRLWAVALRTLGDREEAADAVQDALVSAYRAAHTFRGESAVTTWLHRITVNACLDRARKAASRRTAPLDDTDRLERLLEPHESAEAPAERQDLHRQLLAALSTLPPEQRAALVLVDMQGYPVAEAARLLDVPTGTVKSRCARGRAKLVPLLTHLRSNAGDNTAAERGRNRTPGTAVPPAAEPRHPDPDAVKGGGGRP, via the coding sequence ATGCACGACGCAGCGACCGGCGACAGCGACGCAGAACTGCTGGCCAGACATGCCTCCGGAGACCCGGAAGCTTTCGGTGAACTCGTCCGCCGCCACCGGGACCGGCTGTGGGCCGTGGCCCTGCGCACCCTCGGCGACCGCGAGGAGGCCGCCGACGCCGTCCAGGACGCCCTCGTCTCGGCCTACCGGGCCGCCCACACCTTCCGCGGCGAATCCGCCGTCACCACCTGGCTGCACCGGATCACCGTCAACGCCTGCCTCGACCGCGCCCGCAAGGCCGCCTCCCGCAGGACCGCGCCCCTCGATGACACGGACCGCCTGGAGCGCCTCCTGGAGCCCCACGAGTCCGCGGAGGCCCCTGCGGAGCGCCAGGACCTCCACCGCCAGCTCCTGGCCGCCCTGAGCACCCTCCCGCCGGAACAGCGGGCCGCGCTCGTCCTCGTCGACATGCAGGGATACCCCGTAGCCGAGGCCGCCCGCCTGCTCGACGTCCCCACCGGCACCGTGAAGAGCCGGTGCGCGCGGGGCAGGGCGAAACTCGTCCCGCTGCTCACTCATCTGCGCTCGAATGCCGGGGATAACACCGCCGCCGAGCGGGGAAGGAACCGGACGCCGGGCACAGCCGTCCCACCAGCGGCAGAACCCAGGCATCCAGACCCAGACGCTGTGAAGGGCGGAGGTGGACGACCGTGA
- a CDS encoding anti-sigma factor: MPGTTGTIRHPDVSEISDLAEGLLSPSRTAEVRRHLGDCTLCADVRASLEEIRSLLGTLPGPSRMPADVAGRIDAALAAEALLDATTPRVSHQQRRPAPDLRPGTTDHDVSRETSPGTTPRPEAGRPSGHPVGPSGPGRRRARRRIAVITGLAGAAACALGVFLFGNLTGPPSPQGAARNDTAATATQPRADDGSYTAQGLQNSVRQLLASGQGLKTVPGEQNNTYGMENTAPGTDVAPGGRNASSVPACVQDATGRAESPLAAERGSYEGTAVHLLVLPHPGDPARVDAYLVDSSCEGGASATPGRLMLKGTYPRS, from the coding sequence GTGCCCGGCACGACCGGCACGATCCGGCACCCGGATGTCTCCGAGATCTCCGACCTGGCCGAAGGACTCCTCTCCCCGTCCCGGACCGCGGAAGTCCGCCGCCACCTCGGCGACTGCACCCTGTGCGCCGACGTCCGCGCCTCCCTGGAGGAGATCCGCTCCCTCCTGGGCACCCTGCCCGGACCGTCCCGGATGCCGGCCGACGTCGCGGGCCGCATCGACGCGGCCCTCGCCGCCGAGGCGCTCCTCGACGCCACCACACCCCGGGTCTCCCACCAGCAGCGCCGACCCGCACCAGACCTCCGGCCGGGCACCACCGACCACGATGTTTCACGTGAAACATCGCCCGGCACCACGCCCCGGCCCGAGGCAGGCCGGCCCTCCGGTCACCCGGTCGGCCCAAGCGGCCCCGGGCGCCGGCGCGCCCGCCGCCGGATCGCCGTGATCACGGGACTGGCCGGAGCCGCCGCCTGCGCCCTGGGCGTCTTCCTGTTCGGCAACCTCACCGGTCCGCCCTCCCCCCAGGGCGCCGCCCGCAACGACACCGCGGCCACGGCCACCCAGCCCCGCGCCGATGACGGCTCCTACACCGCACAGGGCCTCCAGAACAGCGTCCGGCAGCTCCTGGCCTCCGGGCAGGGCCTCAAGACCGTTCCTGGCGAGCAGAACAACACCTACGGCATGGAGAACACCGCGCCCGGCACCGACGTGGCCCCCGGCGGCCGCAATGCGTCCTCCGTCCCGGCGTGCGTCCAGGACGCCACCGGCCGCGCCGAATCCCCGCTCGCCGCCGAACGCGGCAGCTACGAGGGCACGGCCGTGCATCTGCTCGTCCTGCCGCACCCCGGCGACCCGGCCCGGGTGGACGCCTACCTCGTGGACTCCAGCTGTGAGGGCGGCGCCTCGGCCACCCCCGGAAGGCTGATGCTGAAGGGCACATACCCCCGAAGCTGA
- the trxB gene encoding thioredoxin-disulfide reductase produces the protein MSDVRNVIIIGSGPAGYTAALYTARASLKPLVFEGAVTAGGALMNTTEVENFPGFRDGIMGPDLMDNMRAQAERFGAELIPDDIVSVDLSGEIKTVTDTAGTVHRAKAVIITTGSQHRKLGLPNEDALSGRGVSWCATCDGFFFKDQDIAVVGGGDTAIEEATFLSRFAKSVTIVHRRDSLRASKAMQDRAFADPKIKFSWDSEVAEIHGEQKLSGLTLRNTKTSETFALPVTGLFIAVGHDPRTELFKDQLELDDEGYLKVAAPSTRTNLSGVFGAGDVVDHTYRQAITAAGTGCSAALDAERFLAALADTQPAHATV, from the coding sequence GTGAGCGACGTTCGAAACGTGATCATCATCGGTTCCGGGCCGGCCGGTTACACCGCCGCGCTGTACACCGCACGCGCTTCGCTCAAGCCTCTGGTCTTCGAAGGCGCCGTCACTGCTGGTGGCGCGCTGATGAACACCACCGAGGTCGAGAACTTCCCCGGCTTCCGGGACGGCATCATGGGTCCGGACCTCATGGACAACATGCGCGCCCAGGCCGAGCGTTTCGGCGCCGAGCTGATCCCCGACGACATCGTGTCCGTCGACCTGTCCGGTGAGATCAAGACCGTCACCGACACCGCCGGCACCGTGCACCGCGCCAAGGCCGTCATCATCACCACGGGCTCCCAGCACCGCAAGCTCGGCCTGCCCAACGAGGACGCGCTGTCCGGCCGCGGTGTCTCCTGGTGCGCCACTTGCGACGGGTTCTTCTTCAAGGACCAGGACATCGCCGTCGTCGGCGGCGGCGACACCGCGATCGAGGAAGCCACCTTCCTCTCCCGGTTCGCCAAGTCGGTCACGATCGTCCACCGCCGCGACAGCCTGCGCGCCTCCAAGGCCATGCAGGACCGCGCGTTCGCCGATCCCAAGATCAAGTTCTCCTGGGACAGCGAGGTCGCCGAGATCCACGGCGAGCAGAAGCTCTCCGGCCTCACCCTGCGCAACACCAAGACCAGTGAGACCTTCGCGCTGCCCGTGACCGGCCTCTTCATCGCCGTCGGCCACGACCCGCGCACCGAGCTGTTCAAGGACCAGCTGGAACTCGACGACGAGGGCTACCTGAAGGTCGCCGCTCCGTCCACCCGGACCAACCTCTCCGGCGTGTTCGGCGCGGGCGACGTCGTGGACCACACGTACCGTCAGGCGATCACCGCCGCGGGCACGGGCTGCTCGGCCGCTCTCGACGCCGAGCGCTTCCTTGCCGCCCTCGCGGACACCCAGCCCGCCCACGCGACTGTCTGA
- the trxA gene encoding thioredoxin, producing the protein MAGTLKNVTDADFDAEVLKSDKPVLVDFWAAWCGPCRQIAPSLEAIAAEHGDEIEIVKLNIDENPATAAKYGVMSIPTLNVYQGGEVVKTIVGAKPKAAILRDLADFVEAKTA; encoded by the coding sequence GTGGCCGGCACCCTCAAGAACGTGACCGACGCAGACTTCGACGCCGAGGTCCTCAAGAGCGACAAGCCCGTACTGGTGGACTTCTGGGCCGCCTGGTGCGGACCGTGCCGCCAGATCGCGCCCTCCCTCGAGGCCATCGCCGCCGAGCACGGCGACGAGATCGAGATCGTCAAGCTGAACATCGACGAGAACCCTGCCACCGCTGCCAAGTACGGCGTCATGTCCATCCCGACGCTGAACGTCTACCAGGGCGGCGAGGTCGTCAAGACCATCGTCGGAGCCAAGCCGAAGGCCGCCATCCTGCGCGACCTCGCGGACTTCGTCGAGGCCAAGACCGCCTGA
- a CDS encoding GNAT family N-acetyltransferase, translating to MGRRLVPLTLDNLQDLPRRCRSCVFWELDPVSGEAAVKAGNAALEKEAWISAVLLEWGSCGRVVYVDEVPVGFVLYAPPAYVPRATAFPTSPVSPDAVQLITAWITPGYQGQGLGRVMVQTVAKDLLRRGFRAIEAFGDARWEGPACLLPADHLLAVGFKTVRPHPLHPRLRLELRSTLSWKEDVELALDRLLGAARKEPALRPL from the coding sequence ATGGGTCGTCGGCTGGTACCGCTCACGCTGGACAACCTCCAGGACTTGCCCCGGCGTTGCCGGTCCTGTGTGTTCTGGGAGCTGGATCCCGTCAGCGGCGAAGCCGCCGTGAAGGCGGGTAACGCGGCCTTGGAGAAGGAAGCGTGGATCTCCGCCGTCCTGCTGGAGTGGGGATCGTGTGGCCGCGTGGTCTATGTGGACGAGGTTCCGGTGGGCTTCGTGCTGTACGCGCCGCCGGCCTACGTGCCGCGGGCCACGGCGTTCCCGACCAGTCCCGTTTCTCCGGATGCCGTTCAGCTGATCACGGCCTGGATCACACCGGGCTATCAGGGGCAGGGGCTGGGCCGGGTCATGGTCCAGACGGTGGCCAAGGATCTGCTGCGGCGGGGGTTCCGCGCGATCGAGGCCTTCGGGGATGCGCGGTGGGAGGGTCCGGCGTGTCTGCTGCCGGCGGACCACTTGCTGGCGGTGGGGTTCAAGACGGTGCGGCCGCACCCGCTGCATCCGCGGTTGAGGCTGGAGTTGCGGTCGACGCTCTCGTGGAAGGAAGACGTGGAGCTGGCCCTGGACCGGCTTCTGGGTGCCGCCCGGAAGGAGCCGGCGCTGCGACCGCTGTGA
- a CDS encoding ParB/RepB/Spo0J family partition protein, translating to MSERRRGLGRGLGALIPAAPQEQTPPAMGGGSTSPSAVPVLTSERGVAAAKLAALAQADVSRETSPGAGTVTVPEPTAGPEAQGVAGATFAELPMDVITPNPRQPREVFDEDALAELVTSIQEVGLLQPVVVRQAAPGRYELIMGERRWRACREAGLERIPAIIRATDDEKLLLDALLENLHRAQLNPLEEAAAYDQLLQDFNCTHDQLADRIGRSRPQVSNTLRLLKLSPSVQRRVAAGVLSAGHARALLSVEDSEEQDRLAHRIVAEGLSVRAVEEIVTLMASEPSSAVKPKGPRAGARVAPALSELATRLSDRFETRVKVDLGQKKGKITVEFASMEDLERILGTLAPGEGRVLEQGLSGE from the coding sequence GTGAGTGAGCGACGCAGAGGTCTGGGGCGGGGGCTCGGTGCACTGATCCCCGCGGCTCCGCAGGAGCAGACACCACCCGCGATGGGTGGCGGGTCGACGTCTCCGTCAGCGGTGCCGGTGCTGACTTCGGAGCGCGGGGTCGCGGCGGCGAAGCTCGCCGCGCTGGCGCAGGCCGATGTTTCACGTGAAACATCGCCCGGGGCCGGAACGGTGACCGTGCCGGAGCCGACGGCAGGGCCTGAGGCCCAGGGCGTGGCGGGGGCTACGTTCGCCGAGCTGCCGATGGACGTGATCACGCCGAACCCGCGGCAGCCGCGTGAGGTGTTCGACGAGGACGCGCTCGCGGAGCTGGTGACCTCCATCCAGGAGGTGGGTCTGCTCCAGCCGGTGGTCGTGCGGCAGGCGGCTCCCGGCCGCTATGAGCTGATCATGGGTGAGCGGCGCTGGCGCGCGTGCCGGGAGGCTGGGCTTGAGCGCATTCCGGCGATCATCCGGGCGACGGACGACGAGAAGCTGCTGCTGGACGCCTTGCTGGAGAACCTGCACCGGGCGCAGCTGAACCCGCTGGAGGAGGCCGCGGCCTACGATCAGCTGCTTCAGGACTTCAACTGCACGCACGACCAGTTGGCGGACCGGATCGGGCGCTCGCGGCCGCAGGTCTCGAACACGCTGCGTCTGCTGAAGCTGTCGCCCTCGGTGCAGCGTCGGGTGGCCGCGGGAGTGCTGTCGGCGGGGCATGCGCGTGCGCTGCTGTCCGTGGAGGACTCCGAGGAGCAGGACCGGCTGGCGCACCGCATCGTGGCCGAGGGGTTGTCGGTGCGTGCGGTCGAGGAGATCGTGACGCTGATGGCTTCGGAGCCTTCCAGCGCGGTCAAGCCGAAGGGGCCGCGGGCGGGCGCCCGGGTGGCTCCGGCGCTCAGTGAGCTGGCGACGCGCCTGTCGGACCGGTTCGAGACGCGGGTGAAGGTCGACCTGGGCCAGAAGAAGGGCAAGATCACCGTCGAGTTCGCTTCGATGGAGGATCTGGAGCGGATTCTGGGCACGCTGGCGCCGGGCGAGGGCCGGGTGCTGGAGCAGGGGCTCTCCGGGGAGTGA
- a CDS encoding ParA family protein, translating to MGGSVHREPDVEESDTVRSDANLAGPMADPVPGPRSESAGEDVSRETLPPALVDNDTPIGRAAQLAVEAMGRAGARLPRPEQTRVMVVANQKGGVGKTTTTVNLAASLALHGARVLVVDLDPQGNASTALGIDHHADVPSIYDVLVDSRPLLEVVQPVVDVEGLFCAPATIDLAGAEIELVSLVARESRLQRAIQAYEQPLDYILIDCPPSLGLLTVNALVAGAEVLIPIQCEYYALEGLGQLLRNVDLVRAHLNPTLHVSTILLTMYDGRTRLASQVAEEVRSHFGKEVLRTSIPRSVRISEAPSYGQTVLTYDPGSSGSLSYLEAAREIAYRGVGIQYDAQQAHLGAGMNSTQSVAEGIQ from the coding sequence ATGGGAGGCTCTGTTCATCGCGAGCCTGATGTCGAGGAGAGTGACACCGTGCGGTCCGACGCCAACCTCGCGGGGCCGATGGCCGACCCGGTCCCCGGTCCCCGCTCTGAATCGGCAGGTGAGGATGTTTCACGTGAAACATTGCCGCCCGCCCTTGTAGACAACGACACCCCTATCGGCCGAGCCGCCCAGCTGGCCGTCGAGGCGATGGGACGGGCCGGCGCACGTCTGCCCAGGCCGGAGCAGACCCGCGTCATGGTGGTCGCCAACCAGAAGGGCGGCGTGGGCAAGACCACGACGACCGTGAATCTGGCGGCCTCGCTGGCCCTGCACGGCGCGCGCGTCCTCGTGGTCGACCTCGACCCGCAGGGCAACGCGTCCACAGCCCTGGGTATCGACCACCACGCGGATGTTCCGTCGATCTACGACGTCCTCGTCGACAGCCGGCCGCTGCTGGAGGTCGTCCAGCCGGTGGTGGACGTGGAGGGCCTCTTCTGTGCCCCGGCCACGATCGACCTGGCGGGCGCGGAGATCGAGCTGGTGTCCCTGGTGGCCCGCGAGAGCCGGCTCCAGCGGGCGATCCAGGCGTACGAGCAGCCGCTGGACTACATCCTGATCGACTGCCCGCCCTCGCTGGGCCTGCTGACGGTGAACGCGCTGGTGGCCGGCGCGGAGGTGCTCATTCCGATCCAGTGCGAGTACTACGCGCTGGAGGGGCTGGGGCAGCTGCTGCGCAACGTCGACCTGGTGCGGGCCCACCTGAACCCGACGCTGCACGTGTCGACGATCCTGCTGACGATGTACGACGGCAGGACCCGGCTGGCCTCGCAGGTGGCGGAGGAGGTGCGCAGCCACTTCGGCAAAGAGGTGCTGCGGACGAGCATCCCCAGGTCGGTGCGTATTTCTGAAGCGCCGAGCTATGGCCAGACGGTGCTCACCTACGACCCGGGTTCCAGCGGTTCCCTCTCCTATCTGGAGGCGGCGCGCGAGATCGCGTACCGCGGGGTCGGAATTCAGTACGACGCCCAGCAGGCCCATCTGGGCGCGGGCATGAACAGCACGCAGAGTGTGGCGGAGGGGATCCAGTGA
- the rsmG gene encoding 16S rRNA (guanine(527)-N(7))-methyltransferase RsmG: protein MTEAAELPPAPEEARAVFGEYFPEAVRYAELLADAGVKRGLIGPREVPRLWERHLLNCAVLSEVVPQGVTVCDVGSGAGLPGIPLALVRRDLKITLLEPLLRRTTFLQEAVELLGLDHVTVVRGRAEEVLGKVQPVHVVTARAVAPLDRLAGWGVPLLRPYGEMLALKGDTAEEELVAAKVALTKLGVVKTSVLHVGEGVVDPMSTVVRVEVGESPGGVRFAAKRAKAARVSRTRRRR from the coding sequence GTGACGGAGGCAGCGGAGCTTCCCCCGGCGCCCGAAGAGGCGCGCGCGGTGTTCGGTGAGTATTTCCCGGAAGCTGTGCGGTATGCGGAGCTGCTGGCGGATGCGGGGGTCAAGCGGGGCCTCATCGGGCCGCGCGAGGTGCCTCGCCTGTGGGAGCGGCACCTGCTGAACTGCGCGGTCCTGTCGGAGGTGGTGCCCCAGGGCGTCACCGTGTGCGACGTGGGCTCGGGTGCGGGGCTGCCCGGCATCCCGCTGGCCCTGGTACGGCGCGACCTAAAGATCACTTTGCTGGAGCCGCTGCTGAGGCGGACGACCTTCCTCCAGGAGGCCGTGGAGCTGCTGGGCCTGGACCACGTGACCGTCGTGCGTGGTCGGGCCGAGGAGGTACTCGGCAAGGTGCAGCCCGTCCATGTGGTGACGGCTCGCGCGGTCGCCCCGCTGGACCGGCTGGCCGGCTGGGGCGTGCCCCTGCTGCGGCCGTACGGGGAGATGCTCGCCCTGAAGGGCGACACCGCCGAGGAGGAGCTGGTGGCGGCGAAGGTCGCGCTGACCAAGCTCGGTGTGGTGAAGACCTCAGTGCTTCACGTGGGCGAGGGTGTGGTGGACCCGATGTCGACGGTGGTGCGGGTCGAGGTCGGGGAGAGCCCCGGTGGGGTGAGGTTCGCGGCCAAGCGGGCTAAGGCAGCCCGGGTGAGCCGTACGCGCCGGCGCCGCTGA